GCCTGGactttaaattatccataggcaatgttttaaaagcctttatagacCAAGTCACTGTCCCATCCAGACACTCAGTTGCACCATTTAGGAGCCAGTTCTGTCCCTTAACCCTGCTGCTGTCATCACAGCAGAGCCTGAGGCACAGTAGCACTGCCAACAACTCGTTAATCTGTAGTTTATCAATCTGAAGTCAACTTCAGCAGCTCCGGCTCCCACCTTCCATGCATTGCTACTGTGCCTCCCATTCTGTACCCAAGCAGTagagtgaagggggcagaggacggcTTATGAATGTACAGAGAGCTCTACTTTGAGGAGGGGTGTTAATGCAGCAAAGGCAgagcattgtggggggggggggggtgatgtaaaggcgCAGAGGGCATTGCTGTGGAGAGGGTACTGAACACTACAGAGGTGACTAATGCAAGAACAGGGATTGTGAAAAGAGGGGGGCCGTGATGGACATGTCATTGGGACAAACATGCAatttggacctctgctggaagaaatttACTGATCGGACCTCCATAAAATGTTAAAAACCCCTgctttataggttaccagtttagagttacaggagGTCTGCACTAGAATTGTGCTGACATtttcagtgatacctcacatgtggtgcaatcatcatttacatatgcatgcagacCTACCTGCACATTCATGCATGAGCACGGGGGAGGGAATTGGAGATGAGGGagcttaaacttttttttacatggcTGATTAAACTTTGTATTGCTAATCACAGGGGATGAACTATATACCATTTTTAAATTGCTAGCACAAGGGATAAATATCCCTTGTGGTAGCTGGTGCAGTGACTTGTACTCTTTATGGAGCAATCTGGAATCTGCTAGACCCCAGCCTTGATTTTGGTATGATCAGATGCTTGCCTAGCTGGTAACGGAATGCCAACCAATTGAAACAGGAAGCGATTAATACAAGTCGCTTTTTCATTCAGAGGGGAGAGAATGGATTAACCTTTCCCTCTGTACTCACAGAATGCAGCATCTTGGGCCCCCTGATTGCAACAGAGAGCCCAAGAATGAACGGCAGGCTGTAGAACTGCTTGGATCACTTACAGGAAAGCCCATCAACAGCTGCATATTTTCAtaaccaggatcatggctgcaagCTACAGCCATGATCCTCGTAGAACCACTTCCCCAATGAGGCGGTGCATTTACACAAACATATGCTGGTCGGGAAGGAGGTTAAACCTTGACAAAACATTTATATGCATTTGTTTAGCTGTTGAGAATAAGCAAGCCCTTCCAGATACCAGAGTAGAATGAAGCCCCCAAATCCTCCCAATCACACCCCTCTGCCATGACTTACCATAGCTGTCATAACTGTCTCTGTAGGAGCTTCCGCCTCCTGAGCGATCACCATAACTTTGACTCCTGCCACTAAAACCAGAAATGTGCATGTCAAAATCAGAGCATTTAAGGAATAAAAGCTTGTGTAATTATTCTGAGCAAGGGATCTTACCTGCTATAATAATCCCGGGATCCACCGCCATAGCCTCCTCCACTTCGGTTATCAAACCGGCTGCTTCCACCatatccaccaccaccacctttaacaaataaaaaaaaaagtcacttagcAAAACAAACATCCCATTAAAACCATTAGATGATTGAACATCAGACCAATTTGAGAAAAGTATAGTAGCATAGGTTATGCTGAGCCACTTCTATGCATTGTGTTACCAACCCAGGTAGAAGCATGCCAAACTGCATGTTTGAGCAAAAAGGTCACTCGGCATGCTTAGGCAGTAACGCAGCAAAGAATACCTGGTAATACCAATGTTTACTTGCAATTCTTACACTGGAAATCTTAAGTAGTGTTGTCAGCCCTGTTCAGCTCCCCCTGCTGGATACTACAGCACCCTTCCTTACTTAACTGGGCAGGACTAATACTGCTAGTGATATTAAACACAAGGAAGCATTTTCAGCCCAATGCAAACACTGCTCAATTGTTTTTTTTAGCTTTGCACTTGTGCCCAAACTGTTTAAAAGTATGTAAATATCGTGCATAAAGGAGCTTTAACGCTGATCTCCATGTTTAATGTCACACTAACAGGTACACTTGCTAAATGTGCTGTATTAACTGTATatatagcctcagctacatacagtatacattgcTGTGTTCTGGCAGCTAGATTGTGACTGTCTCACTCAGAACAAAATGATCAGGCcaagtgctgctcagccatttacAGGAAGTTTTGTATTCTATTAAGGAATATAAAGCTTCCTCCAATCAGCCGAGACAGATCATGACATCCACCCCACCTGCCAAAGCCAGAGTTCCCCGCCTCACTGGTGGAACACATTGTATATAGTGTAGGCCCAGCTACATGCAGTTAGTACAGCCAGCAAGTGCACCTGTAAGTGGGACATTAAACATGGAGACCAGCTTTAAAACAAGCCGTTACTGATCTCTAGTGAACCAACTCATTCtcaaagataacaaaaaaaaaaaaaaaaacaaactctgaaGTCAAGTTTGTTTGCAACAGcttaaatgaaaaaacaaagatGCAGGCTgccagattagaaaaaaaaaaaaaaaaaaaaaaaaaaaaaaaaaaaaattaaaaactctcaAATAGATATTCGTATCACAAGTACATTCCAAAAACTAAATCTGTGCAGGGAATTCCACTAGTATATGGCCAGCCTAATACATAAGAATTTTTGTTCAGCCCAGCAGGCTGTATAATAAAAACAATGAAGGGCTAAGGCGGAGCTGCTATAACAATGGAGGAACACCCCCCTAAGCGATTGTGTTCTGGGTGTGAGGGTAGGAATGGGATACTCTCCATACGCCCAAGCCTCAAACAACTACCATCACTACAATTTTTTGAACATACCACGGCCTCTACCTCCACGGAAgaaccctcttcctcctccagatGAGCCACCTCTGTAGCCTCCTCTCCTGTCGTTGGAGGACTTCCCAGCCTGATCAACACGAATCTGACGACCATCCAcagtctaaagaaaaaaaaaaaaaaaaaaaatttatatgatTTTCGCATTAGACTAGACACCCACAAGCAATTATACTGCATTTCAGCAAAGACTTTCAGCTTTTGAAAACAGAATGACTAaagctcagttcacactagtgccATTTCAGATGAGATCCAAGGTGAGACAAAGGAAATCAGTTTTCAATGGTGCCTATTTGtatcaatgcaactcagcacagGGCCATTTTAGAAACAATTCTTATGCTACATTAGAGTGATTCCAAAGAGAATTCTGCCCCATTAAATATTCAATACATATAGAACTTGTACTACATAACTGCACTGAAAATCGGATCAACAATCAGCTGGCAGCAACGTGAACAGAGCATAAATCCTGCGCAAGTAAATCTATACAGTGCCAAATACTCACCTTCCCATTCATTCCTGCCATGGCATCTTTCGCATCTTCACAATTTTCGAATGTGACAAAACCAAAGCCACGCGATCTCTTGGTCTCCCGATCCTTCACCACAACCACTGAAAAACAGACAAAGAGTCATAAAGCCCGGCCAGTGAATGAGAAGAGAAACAAAGACTCGGTCACATCTTCATACAAACTCACCTTCTTGGATTTGTCCGTATTTAGAGAATACGGTTTCCAGACACTGCTCATCGGTATCAAAGCTCAGACCTCCAACAAAAAGCTTTCCTTCGTCACACGACATGATGAGATCTGCGGagacaaaatggcgccggccggtCACTACAACGTGTTCGTTCACAAAATGGCCGCCGAACAGCTTACGTCATTCTGCACGACCCCTTCCCCCATTCCAGCCACCACCCGGTAACAACCGGCGGGAAGAGGAAGGCGGTAGGGAGGGGAAGCCAGGATAGCGTGACTTCGGAGTCCAGTCATTCCCTCCAGGCGCCCCGTCTACACAAAGAGGCGAAGCCTCATACTATCGCCATACACCACATTAGAAGGTGACCGGTAACCGCCAAACTGGTTACAGTATGAAACACAATCACAGCCAGAAACCGAATTATAACTATCTCCTCTCCCATCTACCCAACAAAGCCGCCCGCCATTACGCATTACCTTGTCCAAGTACAGCTCAACGATCACACAAAAACCAGCAATGCAGAGTGCGCAATGGGCGCTGCGCTCCTCCTTATATAGGGCAGTGTAGCCTCGCCCACTCTATGAATAATTCATCACCACGGCGGACTGTACCATCTACTTCCGTCTCCTCACTGGCCTCATTGTTCTCTACATATTGTATCGTCAAAAATCCGGGTGGCAAAGGCAATTCTTCCTATATAATTATGTGACGTTTACTGAATTAATATCGTTACCCAATAGAATTTAATTggtacccccccccctcttcactATTGAATGTGCAGAGAGCCCCGCCACTGTAGCGCGGGCGGGGGAACATACTGCACTATGATTGGCGTTCCTGGAGAGCGTATTGTACTGTGTGTGTGATTGGCTAGACGTGAGCGGTGAGAGAAATAGGTCACTAGGGAGGCGAAGAAAGCGAGGCGGTGCCGAGGGGTATATTTGAAGAGTAATGGCGTCTGTTCGTGCAACTGTGCTGCTTGTTTTCTAAAAATGGCGCGAGCTATACATGTCTTTAAGACGGCGCTTTTAAAACGAATGCAGCAGTTTTCCTTTTCTTACTGACTAGATCAGTTCCTGTGTAGTATGGCGCCTACAAGGGTTGGCATCGTCATTGTGTATTAGTAAAGCTGGCTGTAACATtgagggttttgtttttttcaatcccCACCTTTCTGTCGATATGCTCACCGAATGCTGGTTGTCCATTCGATAGAAGCCAGTCTAACAATAAGTTTCTGTTGACCAGGGTGCAGTAAACACAGATCGACATTCAGCCGCATGCTGCTGTAGCAGCCTAATTTCGATACGGGTATACACAGCTTGGCTACacgttgtacaattttcctttagatttaccacaaccatataatatgaggtcaaacctttgcAGTTTATAGTGCCCTTGCAATACATAGTTGAAGGTTCATCTAaaggaaatgaaacaaaaaaatgtataatgtgtagACTGCTACCATGCAGAGAAATTGCTGCTCTGAAAAGCTGAAGGAATTAATTGCAGAGGTGCACTTAAATAGGGATGCACTGATATCTGTATCAGTGCCGAGACCAAGTATTTTCACGAATACTCGTGAAAAATGCTCCCGAAAACCGATACTTTGTACATCTAACATTTTTAATAAGCTACCCATTATATGGCGCTTTCCCCTTTCTATACTCACGAGTAGTGAGGGAAATGGCATTTGattttttgcagtgcgatttgtgcccatttattttgtattgatgcaaatcacaccataaagtatcggtacttggtatcagcaagtacttgaccgaaagtatcagtactcggcgattaaaaaagaaaaaggtatcAGTGTATCCCTACACATAAGCAGTACTTAAAGCGGGGGGAGTTCGCACCCTccattggcactttttttttggggggggagtgggtaccgcTCCCACTTCCTGGGAAGATCGCTGCACAGCGATCTCTGTCATTTCCGGCCCCTGCTCCTTCcctctgccttctgggacacacaggttccagaagatggCGGGACTCATGGAAGCCAGTAGGAAACTGGTTTTGAAtctgcatggcttcacttcctgtttcccttactacagatgccatcatctgcacccgaagccgattgacaAATTGGCTAGAGGTACTGACatcacaggatccctggacaggtaagtatttgtagctgctgacttttatttattttttttacagactgaaaCTACTTTAGAATACTTTCACACAGGcctttttgtgctaaaaatagcgcctgtaaaaaccGCCTCTTctccagccccagtgtgaaagccagagtgctttcacactggggcggtgcacttgcaggaagggaaacaaagtcctgcaagcagcatttttagggcggtgtatacagcgctcctaaaccacctctgccattgaaatcaatgggcagcgctgccaaagtgctttgACAGCGGTGCGTTTAACCCTTTCCTTGTCCGCTAGTGGGGATTAAAAGCACCGCTagaacagcggtaaagcgccgctagaaaTAACtttgctttaccgctaacgcccctccgtcccagtgtgaaagtagccttaaagtggttgtaaaggcagaagtttttttttttatctcaatgtattaagattaaaaaacattctgtgtgcagcagcccccctaatacttacctgagccccatctcgatccagcaatgttgcacaagagcctcggctgtacaaagactctccctcattggctgagacagcattggGCGCCATTCAAAATCAGTGAGCCGATGAGGAACGAaagtctgaatagacacacagagcagtggctcaggtgccctcatagcaagccgcttgctgtgggggcaggagggaaggaccaggagcgccgacgggggacctgataggaggaggatctgggctactctgtgcaaaacctctgcacagCGCAGGTAAGTGGACGCTCCGCTTATCtgactcctccccccctctggtgccacatttggcaccttttgagggggAGCAGGAACCAGTGAATTGAATGAGAAAATTGAccagattctcccatccacacactcaaggtggatgggggaattctccCCACTGTATCAACGTACTGAGACGTCTCCGTCATCAAAATACACAGATCAGTTCTGCTGTCtttagcctgcagtgctgatcgagCGAGAAAATACTATCAGGGCAGTTGAAAAGAAGTCGATTGGCAGATTGACTTTTGTTCAActacagtggccacacatggattgaaattcagccagtccctgctgaaccggctgaattatgatccatgtatggccagcttaactaggGCTGGTGCCTTTTAACCCCTTTCCGCCTGCCTCGGCATCCTGTTTCTGGATGTGAAGGATTGGTGATCATGTGTctattgtgattggctgtcatagtgcGCACATGATCGGTACCTGGTCCCGCCAGCTCCCAATCATTACGGGGAACCGAGAGCTGTTTTTGGGAGCTCAGTTTCTGTGCTCTCTATTG
This window of the Aquarana catesbeiana isolate 2022-GZ linkage group LG01, ASM4218655v1, whole genome shotgun sequence genome carries:
- the LOC141106290 gene encoding cold-inducible RNA-binding protein isoform X3, with the protein product MSCDEGKLFVGGLSFDTDEQCLETVFSKYGQIQEVVVVKDRETKRSRGFGFVTFENCEDAKDAMAGMNGKTVDGRQIRVDQAGKSSNDRRGGYRGGSSGGGRGFFRGGRGRGGGGGYGGSSRFDNRSGGGYGGGSRDYYSSGRSQSYGDRSGGGSSYRDSYDSYG
- the LOC141106290 gene encoding cold-inducible RNA-binding protein isoform X4 — translated: MSCDEGKLFVGGLSFDTDEQCLETVFSKYGQIQEVVVVKDRETKRSRGFGFVTFENCEDAKDAMAGMNGKTVDGRQIRVDQAGKSSNDRRGGYRGGSSGGGRGFFRGGRGRGGGGYGGSSRFDNRSGGGYGGGSRDYYSSGRSQSYGDRSGGGSSYRDSYDSYG
- the LOC141106290 gene encoding cold-inducible RNA-binding protein isoform X2, giving the protein MSCDEGKLFVGGLSFDTDEQCLETVFSKYGQIQEVVVVKDRETKRSRGFGFVTFENCEDAKDAMAGMNGKTVDGRQIRVDQAGKSSNDRRGGYRGGSSGGGRGFFRGGRGRGGGGYGGSSRFDNRSGGGYGGGSRDYYSSGRSQSYGDRSGGGSSYRDSYDSYASHNE
- the LOC141106290 gene encoding cold-inducible RNA-binding protein isoform X1, which produces MSCDEGKLFVGGLSFDTDEQCLETVFSKYGQIQEVVVVKDRETKRSRGFGFVTFENCEDAKDAMAGMNGKTVDGRQIRVDQAGKSSNDRRGGYRGGSSGGGRGFFRGGRGRGGGGGYGGSSRFDNRSGGGYGGGSRDYYSSGRSQSYGDRSGGGSSYRDSYDSYASHNE